Proteins from one Hydrogenivirga caldilitoris genomic window:
- a CDS encoding deoxyribonuclease IV, which yields MALFGAHVSSAGSILKTFDRAKEVTAEVFQFFLRSPRAWRWKGVSNELVNTFSQELQNFGKPVMVHAPYLLNLASADLELRNRSISVFLEELELCDRAGIHFYNFHPGTAKGISEEEALRNIVSSLERVFNSYEPKTTTVLLENTAGERGDMGKNFSELKEIIDRFPGVKLGVCIDTCHAFAYGYEINKEVGFSRFLSEIERTIGFDRIKAIHANDSKVPLGGRRDRHEHIGEGFIGYEGFRNFLRHEYLRELPYYIETPKTGGMDIVNLNRLREIYSL from the coding sequence ATGGCTCTGTTCGGTGCTCACGTTTCCTCCGCAGGTTCTATACTTAAAACCTTTGACAGAGCTAAAGAGGTTACCGCGGAGGTTTTTCAGTTTTTCCTTAGGAGTCCAAGAGCGTGGCGCTGGAAGGGTGTTAGTAATGAGTTAGTAAACACCTTTTCTCAAGAGCTTCAGAATTTTGGCAAACCTGTTATGGTTCATGCACCCTACCTTCTCAACCTGGCTTCTGCAGATTTGGAATTAAGGAATAGGTCTATATCGGTGTTCCTTGAGGAGCTTGAGCTGTGCGATAGAGCTGGCATCCACTTCTATAACTTTCACCCCGGTACAGCAAAGGGGATTTCGGAAGAGGAGGCTCTCAGGAATATAGTTTCATCTTTAGAAAGGGTGTTCAACTCCTACGAACCTAAAACGACTACTGTGCTCCTTGAAAATACCGCCGGGGAAAGGGGGGATATGGGTAAAAACTTCTCAGAGCTGAAGGAGATTATTGACCGTTTTCCAGGTGTAAAGCTTGGTGTTTGTATTGACACCTGTCATGCCTTCGCTTATGGGTATGAGATAAATAAGGAAGTGGGATTTTCCAGATTTCTCTCTGAAATTGAAAGAACGATCGGATTTGACAGGATAAAAGCTATACATGCGAACGATTCAAAGGTTCCTCTTGGAGGAAGGAGGGACAGACATGAGCATATAGGGGAGGGGTTTATAGGTTATGAGGGATTTAGAAACTTTTTGAGGCACGAATATCTTAGGGAACTTCCCTACTATATAGAAACTCCAAAGACAGGGGGTATGGACATTGTGAACCTTAATAGATTGAGAGAAATATACTCGTTGTAG
- the ileS gene encoding isoleucine--tRNA ligase, with protein MDYKSTLNLPRTEFPMKANLADKEPQILKRWGNLYEKIRELRKGREIFLLHDGPPYANGHIHIGHALNKILKDIINKYNLLTGKDIIYVPGWDCHGLPIERQVEKELKERKIRKEDLPKGEFRKLCRDYANRFVDIQREEFIRLGVIGDWKTPYLTMDPKYEAQEVRELGRFYEKGLAYRSKKPVYWCIYDMTAEAEAEVEYQEKEDPSVYVKFPVTGMKDTYLVIWTTTPWTLPANLGVMVGEDYTYVYFRTTVGTFIVAQELLESFREVTGLDGEVFKKVKGSELVGVSYEHPFVQRSELKDHLSEETLKNMWKVYPSEFVELGTGTGLVHMAPGHGQEDYTVGIRYGLEPYSPLDDSGRFVSPAPDFLLGVRVFDANALIVNLLKEKGYLLHHSKVKHSYPHCWRCKNPVIFRATHQWFIGMEARLNSSTLREVALTEIERVRWIPDYGKNRIKSMVENRPDWCISRQRYWGVPIAVFYCKQCGEVASEKEVFEHVANLIEENEFGADVWFEKDERELLPEGYRCKRCGSAEFKKEEDILDVWFDSGCSHASVIRPLGFDRADMYLEGSDQHRGWFQASLLESVGSYGHAPYKAVLTHGFTVDEKGRKMSKSLGNVVSPQEIIDKYGADILRLWVASEDYSEDVKLGSSILKNLIDDYRKIRNTLRFLLANLYDFDPNRDRVEPNKLHHFDRWMLSYLQGILKEVHRHYSNYVFHRVYHLIRNFCTTTLSSLYLDVLKDRLYVYSPNSWERRSAQTVLYELLIALSTSIAPFLSFTAEEVWEYIRGINPHLEESVFLSEIPKPDEALIDGKLEAEYSKLLKVRDEVLSALEKARKENLIRHPYEAKVYIQTKGELLDLLEKYKDYINFLFTVSQVELDKGGDIVVAGEEVENLTLGVSHAVGKKCPRCWIYYREEEFDGEVCQRCCNALKEMGYVCT; from the coding sequence ATGGACTATAAGAGTACTCTTAACCTTCCAAGAACAGAATTTCCGATGAAAGCCAACCTTGCAGACAAAGAGCCACAGATACTTAAGAGGTGGGGTAACTTATATGAAAAAATCAGAGAACTGAGGAAAGGTAGAGAAATTTTCCTATTACACGACGGTCCACCCTACGCAAACGGTCATATCCACATCGGGCATGCTCTGAACAAGATACTCAAGGACATAATAAATAAGTACAACCTCCTAACAGGTAAGGATATCATCTACGTACCTGGTTGGGATTGTCACGGCCTTCCCATAGAAAGACAGGTTGAGAAGGAACTAAAGGAAAGGAAGATAAGGAAAGAAGACCTTCCAAAGGGAGAGTTCAGAAAGCTCTGCAGGGATTATGCTAACAGATTTGTGGATATACAGAGGGAAGAATTTATCAGGCTTGGAGTTATAGGAGATTGGAAAACCCCTTATCTGACGATGGACCCTAAGTACGAAGCTCAAGAGGTCAGAGAGTTGGGAAGATTCTATGAGAAGGGTCTTGCCTACAGGAGTAAGAAGCCGGTTTACTGGTGTATTTACGATATGACTGCAGAAGCTGAGGCTGAAGTTGAGTATCAGGAAAAAGAAGACCCAAGCGTCTACGTTAAATTTCCTGTAACGGGTATGAAGGATACATACCTTGTCATATGGACGACTACGCCATGGACTCTACCTGCAAACCTCGGTGTAATGGTTGGTGAAGATTATACTTACGTTTACTTCAGAACCACAGTGGGAACGTTTATAGTTGCCCAGGAGCTTCTTGAATCCTTTAGGGAAGTTACGGGATTGGACGGAGAGGTTTTTAAAAAGGTGAAAGGGAGTGAACTTGTTGGGGTGTCTTACGAGCATCCTTTCGTTCAGAGGAGTGAGCTTAAGGACCACCTTTCTGAGGAGACCTTAAAGAATATGTGGAAGGTTTATCCCTCTGAATTCGTTGAGCTTGGAACGGGTACGGGTTTGGTTCACATGGCACCTGGCCACGGTCAGGAGGACTATACGGTAGGTATAAGGTACGGTCTTGAACCCTACTCTCCCCTGGACGACTCAGGTAGATTCGTCTCGCCTGCTCCGGATTTCCTTTTAGGAGTTAGGGTCTTTGATGCAAATGCTCTTATAGTTAACCTACTGAAGGAAAAGGGCTATCTGCTACATCATAGCAAGGTTAAGCATTCATATCCCCATTGCTGGCGTTGCAAGAACCCTGTAATATTTAGGGCTACCCATCAATGGTTCATAGGTATGGAAGCCAGACTAAATTCCAGCACCCTCAGAGAGGTGGCTCTCACAGAGATAGAAAGGGTGAGGTGGATACCAGATTACGGAAAGAACCGTATCAAGAGCATGGTTGAGAACAGACCTGACTGGTGTATATCAAGACAGAGATACTGGGGGGTTCCTATTGCTGTTTTCTACTGCAAGCAGTGCGGAGAGGTGGCTTCGGAAAAGGAGGTTTTTGAGCACGTTGCTAACCTCATTGAGGAGAATGAATTTGGTGCTGACGTATGGTTTGAGAAAGATGAGAGAGAATTACTTCCAGAGGGGTACAGGTGCAAGAGATGCGGAAGCGCAGAATTTAAAAAGGAAGAGGACATTCTTGATGTCTGGTTTGATTCAGGATGCTCTCACGCTTCGGTTATAAGGCCTCTCGGTTTTGATAGGGCTGATATGTATCTTGAAGGTTCAGACCAGCACAGGGGTTGGTTCCAGGCGTCGCTTCTTGAGTCAGTTGGTTCTTACGGACACGCGCCCTATAAAGCCGTTCTTACCCATGGATTTACAGTTGATGAAAAAGGCAGAAAGATGTCCAAGTCTTTAGGGAATGTGGTCTCTCCCCAGGAAATAATTGATAAGTACGGGGCTGATATACTCAGGTTATGGGTGGCTTCCGAAGATTATTCTGAAGATGTAAAGCTTGGGAGCTCAATACTCAAAAATCTTATTGATGATTACAGGAAGATAAGGAATACCCTTAGGTTTCTACTTGCAAATCTTTACGATTTTGACCCAAATAGAGACAGGGTTGAACCGAATAAACTTCACCACTTTGATAGGTGGATGCTTTCTTATCTACAGGGGATTCTGAAGGAAGTTCATAGACATTACAGTAACTATGTGTTTCATAGGGTTTATCACCTTATAAGGAACTTCTGTACAACCACCCTTTCCTCCCTTTACCTTGACGTTCTGAAAGACAGGCTGTACGTTTACTCTCCAAATAGCTGGGAAAGGAGGTCAGCTCAGACAGTTCTTTACGAGCTCCTCATCGCCTTATCTACTTCTATAGCTCCTTTTCTAAGTTTCACAGCCGAAGAGGTCTGGGAGTATATCAGAGGTATTAATCCGCATCTTGAAGAGAGCGTATTCCTGAGTGAGATTCCAAAGCCCGATGAAGCCCTGATAGATGGAAAACTTGAGGCAGAGTACTCAAAACTGCTTAAGGTCAGGGATGAGGTTCTCAGTGCCCTTGAGAAAGCCAGGAAAGAGAATCTGATAAGGCACCCTTACGAGGCAAAGGTCTATATACAAACTAAAGGTGAACTCTTGGACCTTCTTGAGAAGTACAAAGACTACATCAACTTTCTTTTTACCGTAAGTCAGGTTGAACTTGACAAGGGTGGTGATATAGTGGTTGCTGGTGAGGAGGTAGAGAACCTAACCTTAGGTGTCTCCCATGCTGTCGGAAAGAAATGTCCAAGGTGCTGGATTTATTACAGGGAAGAAGAGTTTGACGGAGAAGTTTGCCAGAGATGTTGCAATGCCTTGAAGGAAATGGGATATGTTTGCACTTAA
- a CDS encoding DHH family phosphoesterase, protein MKRESIPLLDFLKEAKGKILILTHENPDGDALGSAMALYLFLKKVGKDVTVGCKDKIPHFLDFIPHSEEVISIPDGKFYDIGIIVDSAGFYRAGTEVKVATRIRIDHHVGGEFYGRYDYIDPKSPATAALIYELISAWDETKIDADIATCIYAGLATDTGFFKYSNTNEYTFELAKKLVHYGADPNYVYRMFSERESINKMKLIAKVLETLTLYEDGLVAGITIFDRFFRETGTEYSDSEGLVNYPRSIEGVEVAFALIEKPDEGIWKVSLRSKVNADVSKIAERLGGGGHKYASGAKIKANSHKEALDKLLSEIRKQLELQKIHH, encoded by the coding sequence ATGAAGAGAGAGAGTATTCCCCTCCTTGACTTCTTAAAGGAAGCTAAGGGAAAGATACTTATACTTACCCATGAGAATCCAGACGGTGATGCCCTTGGTAGCGCCATGGCTCTTTATCTTTTCCTGAAGAAGGTTGGCAAAGATGTTACGGTAGGGTGCAAAGATAAGATACCCCATTTCCTTGACTTTATACCTCATTCGGAGGAGGTCATCAGCATCCCCGATGGAAAGTTCTACGACATAGGGATAATAGTTGATTCAGCGGGATTTTACAGAGCGGGAACAGAGGTTAAGGTTGCTACCAGGATAAGGATAGACCATCATGTTGGGGGTGAGTTCTACGGTAGATACGATTACATAGATCCAAAGTCACCAGCTACTGCCGCACTTATATATGAACTTATTTCAGCTTGGGATGAAACTAAGATAGACGCCGATATAGCAACCTGCATATATGCAGGTCTTGCAACAGATACAGGCTTCTTTAAGTATTCAAATACCAATGAATATACCTTTGAGCTTGCAAAAAAACTGGTCCATTATGGGGCTGACCCGAACTACGTTTACAGAATGTTTTCAGAGAGAGAATCTATAAACAAGATGAAGCTTATAGCAAAGGTTTTGGAGACACTCACTCTTTATGAAGATGGTCTGGTTGCAGGGATAACTATATTTGACAGGTTCTTCAGGGAAACAGGAACGGAGTATTCTGACAGTGAAGGGCTTGTGAACTACCCCCGCTCCATAGAAGGTGTTGAAGTAGCTTTTGCCCTTATAGAGAAACCTGATGAGGGGATATGGAAGGTATCACTGAGAAGTAAAGTGAATGCGGATGTATCAAAGATAGCGGAAAGACTCGGAGGTGGCGGTCACAAGTACGCTTCCGGTGCTAAGATAAAGGCAAACTCCCATAAGGAAGCTCTTGATAAGCTGCTCTCAGAAATAAGAAAGCAGTTGGAGCTTCAGAAGATACATCACTGA
- a CDS encoding damage-control phosphatase ARMT1 family protein: MKAYPACIPCLINQGLNAVKKLGLGDEVEREIAVRSLKFLSEVKEFDKSPAYYAYFIQKLVKELSGTEDPFWKQKKLANEVALNMLPELEKELEHAEDQLAYALRLAAVGNYIDFAIRGDLNISEDLTKLLKSSFFVWDYAVFRERLSSSNMVLIIGDNAGEIVFDKPLVKLLKNMGKEVFYAVKGAPILNDATYEDAVEVSMTGLCNVVDNGSDKVGTWLEDCSEDFLKLFYDSDIVISKGQANFETLSGVSREVFFLLVAKCEPIANEVGGEVRRFILKFKPTKTT; the protein is encoded by the coding sequence ATGAAAGCTTATCCTGCTTGCATTCCCTGTTTGATTAACCAGGGATTGAATGCTGTAAAGAAGCTGGGCTTGGGGGACGAGGTTGAGAGGGAGATAGCGGTGCGCTCCCTGAAGTTTCTCTCAGAAGTTAAAGAGTTTGACAAATCTCCTGCTTACTACGCCTACTTCATACAGAAGCTTGTGAAGGAGTTGTCTGGAACAGAGGACCCATTCTGGAAGCAGAAAAAACTTGCAAACGAGGTGGCTCTTAATATGCTTCCCGAGCTTGAAAAGGAGCTTGAACACGCTGAAGACCAGCTTGCCTATGCTCTGAGGTTAGCGGCAGTCGGAAATTATATAGACTTTGCCATAAGGGGAGACCTCAACATATCCGAAGACTTAACCAAACTCTTAAAATCAAGTTTTTTCGTCTGGGATTATGCAGTCTTCAGGGAAAGGTTGTCCTCCTCCAACATGGTTCTCATAATAGGGGATAACGCTGGGGAAATAGTTTTTGATAAACCCCTTGTGAAGCTCCTAAAAAACATGGGGAAAGAGGTTTTTTATGCAGTTAAAGGGGCTCCAATACTGAATGATGCTACCTACGAAGATGCCGTTGAGGTTTCAATGACTGGGTTATGTAATGTCGTTGATAACGGTTCTGATAAGGTGGGTACGTGGCTTGAAGACTGTTCGGAGGATTTCTTGAAGCTCTTCTATGATTCCGACATAGTAATAAGCAAGGGACAGGCGAACTTTGAGACTCTGAGCGGCGTGAGCAGAGAGGTTTTCTTCCTCTTAGTGGCAAAATGCGAACCTATAGCCAACGAAGTGGGCGGCGAGGTGAGGAGGTTCATACTTAAGTTCAAGCCCACAAAAACAACATGA
- a CDS encoding HU family DNA-binding protein, producing the protein MTKAELVAEVAKQAGITKKEADAALKAAVGAISKALKKGERIAIPGLGIFTVKKRAARKGRNPRTGQVIQIPARKVVAFKPAKDLRDSIK; encoded by the coding sequence ATGACAAAGGCAGAGCTTGTTGCAGAGGTCGCCAAGCAGGCGGGCATCACCAAGAAAGAGGCGGATGCTGCTCTCAAGGCAGCCGTCGGAGCTATATCCAAAGCCCTGAAGAAGGGCGAGAGGATCGCCATTCCTGGGCTGGGTATATTCACCGTTAAGAAGAGGGCTGCCAGGAAGGGCAGGAACCCCAGGACTGGTCAGGTTATCCAGATACCTGCCAGGAAGGTTGTAGCTTTTAAACCTGCCAAAGACCTCAGAGACAGCATAAAGTAA
- a CDS encoding superoxide dismutase yields MGVHKLTPRDHLKPQNLDGISNEQIEPHFEAHYKGYVTKYNEIQEKLADQSFSDRGKANQNYSEYRELKVEETFNYMGIVLHELYFGHLGAKGEPSEAFKKKVEEDLGGWDTCTNELKAAAVAFRGWAVLGLDLFSGRLVVNGLDAHNVYNLHGFIPIIVVDTYEHAYYVDYKNKRPPYVDAVLKNLNWDVVNARFEKAMKAYEAMKDYIG; encoded by the coding sequence ATGGGAGTTCATAAACTTACTCCAAGAGACCATTTAAAGCCGCAAAACCTGGATGGTATATCTAACGAGCAGATTGAACCCCACTTTGAAGCCCATTACAAGGGGTACGTTACGAAATACAACGAGATACAGGAGAAATTAGCAGACCAGAGTTTTTCCGACAGGGGAAAAGCAAACCAGAACTACTCCGAGTACAGGGAGCTAAAGGTTGAGGAGACCTTCAACTACATGGGTATAGTCCTGCACGAGCTATACTTTGGTCACCTTGGAGCAAAAGGGGAGCCTTCAGAAGCTTTCAAGAAAAAAGTTGAAGAAGACCTCGGTGGTTGGGACACATGCACAAATGAGTTAAAAGCCGCAGCCGTTGCATTCAGAGGATGGGCTGTCCTTGGGCTTGACCTGTTTTCAGGGAGACTCGTTGTAAATGGACTTGATGCCCACAACGTTTACAACCTGCATGGGTTCATTCCAATAATAGTTGTGGATACATACGAGCACGCTTATTATGTAGACTACAAGAATAAGAGACCCCCATACGTGGATGCGGTTCTCAAGAATCTTAACTGGGACGTAGTAAACGCAAGGTTTGAAAAGGCTATGAAAGCTTATGAAGCTATGAAGGACTATATAGGTTAA